One region of Metallosphaera sedula DSM 5348 genomic DNA includes:
- the thyX gene encoding FAD-dependent thymidylate synthase, giving the protein MISRALPFKVRLVAYNPQGEKVVAIAAKMSRSRHGWEHHEDMSQEEIETWIRDSIIHGYWSVLEHSVYTFSIEGISRVASHQFVRHRIASYTQMSHRFAKPKDEFYRPVVPPSFKSPEAFEKVYQEYLRVLESGVPEEDARYVLPNGVNTNLVVTMNARELYNFFGLRLCTRAQWEIRAVAWLMLDEVKKVHPLLFKFAGPNCILHENFVRPEDDPVTLDQEKELVSSRCIEGVPRNGVWKCIRNSRMILEKIK; this is encoded by the coding sequence ATGATAAGTAGGGCCCTTCCATTTAAAGTAAGGTTGGTGGCGTACAACCCACAGGGAGAGAAAGTTGTTGCGATAGCAGCTAAAATGAGCAGGTCGAGACACGGCTGGGAGCACCACGAGGACATGTCTCAAGAGGAGATTGAAACGTGGATTCGTGATTCAATCATCCACGGATACTGGTCAGTTCTGGAGCACTCGGTCTACACTTTCTCCATAGAGGGCATATCTAGGGTAGCCTCACACCAATTTGTGAGGCATAGGATAGCATCCTACACCCAGATGTCGCATCGTTTCGCTAAGCCAAAGGACGAATTCTATAGGCCCGTTGTACCACCTAGCTTCAAGTCACCCGAGGCATTCGAAAAGGTATACCAGGAGTACCTTCGTGTCCTAGAGTCGGGGGTACCTGAGGAAGACGCTAGGTATGTCCTACCAAACGGCGTCAACACTAACCTAGTGGTTACGATGAACGCAAGGGAGCTCTACAACTTCTTTGGACTCAGGTTATGTACTAGGGCACAGTGGGAGATTAGGGCAGTGGCCTGGCTCATGCTGGACGAGGTGAAGAAGGTCCACCCCCTGCTCTTTAAGTTCGCAGGGCCCAATTGCATTCTTCACGAAAACTTCGTGAGGCCTGAGGACGATCCCGTTACCCTTGACCAGGAGAAGGAGCTGGTCTCATCGAGATGCATCGAGGGAGTCCCGAGAAACGGAGTCTGGAAGTGTATAAGAAACTCTCGCATGATTCTAGAAAAAATAAAGTAA
- the ndhC gene encoding NADH-quinone oxidoreductase subunit A — protein sequence MTYTQAVLSFGLPFILVLLGAYGTYKLLELVMPRNPNPLKTARFEAGNIPTGEGRLWFPLQYYGYLLVYTTLEPIVVLLFVAAAVPFYNNFTLFRNLLIVVGSFLVLMYPVLYYAIRQINMITYWGLRR from the coding sequence ATGACCTACACTCAGGCAGTGTTATCCTTCGGTTTGCCCTTCATCTTAGTTCTTTTGGGGGCATATGGTACGTATAAACTCCTAGAGCTAGTTATGCCTAGAAACCCGAATCCTTTGAAGACTGCCAGGTTCGAGGCAGGTAATATTCCCACGGGAGAAGGTAGGCTGTGGTTTCCTCTTCAGTATTATGGTTACCTTCTCGTGTACACGACGCTCGAGCCCATAGTAGTTTTACTCTTTGTGGCCGCAGCGGTTCCATTCTACAATAACTTCACCCTATTTAGGAACCTCTTGATAGTTGTGGGATCCTTCCTAGTTTTAATGTATCCAGTCCTTTACTATGCCATAAGGCAGATCAACATGATTACTTATTGGGGGTTGAGAAGGTGA
- a CDS encoding NADH-quinone oxidoreductase subunit C, translating into MSEKPIDLVVKLLQERKIPLKVEGDTRGSIEVDKSKLVETAKVLKELGFDHVKAVTGIDYPDQAKFQVVYHVSSFDLQLSKVIIALKTWTSYKEPVVPSLLSVWGSVWTGERETYEMLGITFEGNPDMRRLFLPEDFEGVYPLRKSFKVKTEGLFVDKSS; encoded by the coding sequence GTGAGCGAGAAACCCATAGACCTAGTGGTGAAGCTCCTTCAGGAGCGGAAAATACCCCTGAAGGTTGAGGGCGACACAAGGGGTTCCATTGAGGTAGATAAGTCGAAACTCGTGGAAACTGCGAAAGTCTTAAAGGAGCTTGGCTTCGACCACGTCAAGGCAGTGACCGGTATTGATTACCCCGATCAAGCCAAGTTCCAGGTGGTTTACCACGTTTCCTCCTTTGACCTTCAACTTTCCAAGGTGATCATTGCGCTCAAGACTTGGACCTCATACAAGGAACCGGTGGTCCCGAGCCTTCTCTCTGTTTGGGGAAGTGTGTGGACCGGGGAAAGGGAAACCTACGAAATGTTGGGGATAACCTTCGAGGGAAATCCAGACATGAGGAGGTTATTCCTACCTGAGGACTTCGAAGGGGTTTACCCCCTGAGAAAGAGTTTCAAGGTTAAGACGGAGGGGTTGTTCGTTGACAAGTCAAGTTGA
- a CDS encoding NADH-quinone oxidoreductase subunit D: protein MTSQVDDLMKSGGMELDIVPVTGELNVGPQHPGSGHMRIFVKLNGDIIEDAEIDPGYVHRAVEKLGENRNYIHLIPLVERPAILDSVNMNLGYILAVEKILNVDVPERAQYLRSFAAEISRIASHLYGMGILAIFIGHSTGFMWGFGDREVWVQILEALTGARITNSYILPGGVRRDLTPAVIEMTKKAIAYQRKKMKDWERIFLNNPNIKARLQDVGVMTREQAIEWGAAGPNLRGSGVYYDARKAEPYGAYSKLDFEIPVYKEGDGYARTLVRFEEIEQSLRILEQVIKDIPEGQILSDRFFKQIPPTRLKKWWEGQKRIVMPGYYASFRPPKGEAISRVEAGRGELVYYVVSDGSAKPYRLRMITPSYRSIYVMKNLLKGARYADLVSIYGSLDYFPPEADR, encoded by the coding sequence TTGACAAGTCAAGTTGATGATTTAATGAAAAGTGGCGGGATGGAGCTGGACATAGTCCCCGTCACTGGAGAACTCAATGTGGGGCCTCAACATCCAGGATCAGGGCACATGAGAATTTTCGTTAAGCTCAATGGAGATATTATAGAGGACGCGGAAATTGACCCTGGGTACGTGCACAGGGCTGTTGAGAAACTGGGAGAGAACAGGAACTACATTCATTTGATCCCGCTCGTGGAAAGGCCTGCAATCCTTGATTCAGTTAATATGAACCTTGGATACATCCTCGCGGTCGAGAAGATACTTAACGTTGACGTTCCGGAGAGGGCACAATACCTGAGGAGCTTTGCCGCAGAGATAAGCAGGATAGCAAGTCACCTGTACGGCATGGGTATCCTGGCCATCTTCATTGGGCATTCCACAGGTTTCATGTGGGGGTTCGGCGATAGGGAAGTTTGGGTTCAGATTCTTGAGGCGCTGACGGGTGCAAGGATAACTAACTCCTACATCCTTCCAGGGGGAGTCAGAAGGGATCTGACCCCAGCCGTCATAGAGATGACCAAGAAGGCCATTGCATACCAACGTAAGAAGATGAAGGATTGGGAGAGGATTTTCCTAAATAACCCCAACATTAAGGCAAGGTTACAGGACGTTGGTGTTATGACACGGGAACAGGCTATTGAGTGGGGAGCTGCTGGACCAAACCTCAGAGGCTCTGGGGTTTACTACGACGCTAGAAAGGCCGAGCCCTATGGCGCTTATTCCAAGCTAGACTTTGAAATACCGGTTTATAAGGAAGGAGATGGTTACGCAAGGACCCTGGTCAGGTTTGAGGAAATTGAACAGAGCCTGAGAATACTGGAGCAGGTGATAAAGGATATTCCTGAAGGACAAATCCTGAGCGATAGGTTCTTCAAGCAAATTCCGCCCACCAGGTTGAAAAAGTGGTGGGAAGGACAAAAGAGGATCGTTATGCCAGGTTATTACGCCTCCTTCAGGCCGCCTAAGGGTGAGGCGATTTCAAGGGTTGAGGCAGGGAGAGGCGAACTCGTGTATTACGTGGTGAGCGACGGCTCAGCTAAACCCTATAGGTTGAGGATGATAACTCCGTCATACAGGTCAATATACGTGATGAAGAATCTCCTGAAAGGGGCTAGATACGCGGATCTGGTCTCGATTTACGGTAGCCTAGACTATTTCCCACCGGAGGCTGATAGATAA
- the nuoH gene encoding NADH-quinone oxidoreductase subunit NuoH codes for MNILFDIRYYILYPSFFAPIILPGLIFTAILLLTTIWFERKAAARVQMRIGPYYASKRLGGYLQLVADALKFVFSEVIVPEGVNPTLFALTPVLVVAMSFLPLAVIPVSVIPPSGSIFSIYFHDFYDPNVGLGVLVGLFTQYNMLLILAIESIYPAMIILMAWSTNNRFAIVGAVRESYLSVSYDVLLLMSTISMALEYHTLDLVKIVQTGVPGILANPLAAVTFFIAMIIGSARFPFDIAEADTELVLGPATEYSGLLFVLTMAGSYVGNFVYALVFTDMFLWGWYPLSGFPGALLTVIKASILVFFSVFLRSVYGRYRLDQALRGSWKYIFPLAIASLFLGLVVGYLWIQ; via the coding sequence ATGAATATTCTATTCGATATCAGATATTATATTCTCTACCCATCATTTTTCGCTCCAATAATTCTTCCAGGGTTAATTTTCACTGCTATACTCCTCCTTACAACTATCTGGTTTGAGAGAAAGGCTGCTGCGAGGGTTCAAATGAGGATTGGTCCCTATTACGCTTCCAAGAGACTGGGAGGGTACCTTCAGTTGGTCGCTGATGCTCTGAAATTCGTGTTCTCAGAGGTTATAGTGCCCGAGGGAGTTAACCCAACCCTGTTCGCGCTGACGCCAGTGCTCGTTGTGGCCATGTCCTTTCTCCCCCTTGCAGTGATACCAGTGTCAGTGATCCCACCTTCTGGTTCAATCTTCTCGATCTATTTCCACGACTTCTACGATCCCAACGTGGGGTTAGGAGTTTTGGTGGGTCTATTTACCCAGTATAACATGCTATTAATCCTGGCAATAGAGTCCATTTATCCAGCGATGATCATCCTAATGGCCTGGAGTACCAACAATAGGTTTGCCATAGTTGGGGCAGTCAGAGAATCCTACCTTTCCGTGTCCTATGACGTGCTTTTGCTCATGTCCACCATATCCATGGCCCTGGAGTATCATACGCTGGATCTAGTGAAGATAGTTCAGACGGGGGTACCCGGAATTCTTGCCAATCCTCTTGCAGCAGTGACCTTCTTCATTGCAATGATAATCGGTAGTGCGAGGTTCCCCTTTGATATAGCTGAGGCCGATACTGAGCTCGTTCTTGGACCAGCGACGGAGTACAGCGGTCTCCTCTTTGTGTTAACCATGGCAGGCTCCTACGTGGGGAACTTTGTGTACGCCCTGGTGTTTACTGACATGTTCCTATGGGGCTGGTACCCGCTTTCAGGATTCCCAGGAGCCCTTCTCACGGTTATTAAGGCTTCAATTCTCGTGTTTTTCTCGGTGTTCCTCAGGTCAGTCTACGGGAGGTATAGATTGGATCAGGCCCTTAGGGGAAGCTGGAAATATATATTCCCCTTGGCCATAGCCTCCCTATTTCTAGGTTTAGTGGTGGGTTACCTATGGATTCAGTAA
- the nuoI gene encoding NADH-quinone oxidoreductase subunit NuoI: MDSVKIKEYKKGESPFNVVSGHLQAVGAGIKYFVKPQRITLKYPDESMSLPTGYRGMIRLYKDVCIGCTLCAMVCPADAMKMVTDQGKKFPTINYGRCVFCAFCVDICPVDALKETGVHDAAFSNRRELIFNPERFDQDFDQPPLRPVVRKVKAVIDEDKGIKYVPDTE; this comes from the coding sequence ATGGATTCAGTAAAAATAAAGGAATACAAAAAGGGAGAGTCTCCATTTAACGTGGTCTCCGGGCATCTTCAGGCCGTTGGGGCTGGGATAAAGTATTTCGTTAAGCCCCAGCGGATAACCCTGAAGTACCCGGACGAGTCAATGTCCCTTCCCACAGGTTACAGGGGAATGATAAGGCTGTACAAGGACGTGTGCATTGGCTGTACCCTGTGTGCCATGGTGTGTCCCGCGGATGCCATGAAGATGGTCACGGACCAGGGGAAGAAATTCCCCACAATCAACTACGGTAGGTGCGTTTTCTGTGCCTTCTGCGTGGACATTTGTCCCGTGGACGCACTTAAGGAGACAGGGGTACATGATGCTGCCTTCTCTAACAGAAGGGAGCTGATATTCAATCCAGAGAGATTTGACCAAGACTTCGATCAACCTCCCCTGCGACCTGTGGTGAGGAAAGTAAAGGCGGTAATAGATGAGGACAAGGGGATAAAGTATGTACCTGACACAGAGTGA
- a CDS encoding NADH-quinone oxidoreductase subunit J family protein — protein sequence MYLTQSDFQIGIFFLFSIFALATALFIVNSKNVFYSAVSLAFLGISVAVLIADLDPEAYSLYSAFHLLLYVGATVVFLSISLVMFRGLEVKEIRTPWAPAMALLSAVAFFAVLVLSTSSITPVQIQPLNLAVVGEKIVSQYWFPAVVLVIALLTTMIEALSLARRD from the coding sequence ATGTACCTGACACAGAGTGACTTTCAGATAGGGATATTCTTCCTTTTCTCCATCTTCGCCCTGGCTACAGCTCTCTTCATCGTGAACTCAAAGAACGTGTTCTATTCCGCGGTGTCCCTAGCCTTTCTGGGGATATCTGTGGCCGTGTTGATAGCAGATCTGGACCCTGAGGCCTACTCCCTTTACTCGGCTTTTCACCTCCTCCTTTACGTTGGGGCAACCGTGGTGTTCCTCTCGATCTCTCTGGTAATGTTCAGGGGGCTAGAGGTCAAGGAAATTAGAACTCCTTGGGCTCCTGCAATGGCCCTCCTATCGGCTGTAGCTTTCTTCGCCGTTCTAGTTCTCTCCACCAGCTCCATCACTCCAGTTCAGATACAACCCCTCAATCTAGCAGTGGTAGGTGAGAAAATAGTGTCGCAGTATTGGTTCCCTGCAGTGGTACTCGTGATAGCTTTGCTCACAACAATGATTGAGGCGCTTTCCCTAGCAAGGAGGGATTAA
- the nuoK gene encoding NADH-quinone oxidoreductase subunit NuoK: MNPIVVDTALVVASLLVAIGIYGLLNSKNVIRVLLSSEIILNASILLIFSMSSLAGKSYTPLIFSVFAIGMALTEVVVAFASIILYYRQKGSLEVD, from the coding sequence ATGAATCCCATTGTTGTGGATACGGCTCTAGTTGTGGCTAGTCTTCTGGTGGCAATCGGGATATACGGACTTCTGAACAGCAAGAACGTGATAAGGGTTCTTCTGTCCTCCGAGATCATCCTTAACGCCTCAATTCTTCTAATCTTTTCCATGTCTTCCCTAGCTGGGAAGTCATATACACCTCTCATTTTTTCCGTGTTTGCCATAGGTATGGCCCTCACAGAGGTCGTGGTAGCTTTCGCTTCCATTATCCTGTATTATAGGCAAAAGGGTTCGTTGGAGGTGGATTAA